The Gloeobacter violaceus PCC 7421 DNA window AAAGTTTGATTGCAACGACCTGAGCGCAGACCTACACTAGGTACATGCACCTAGCCACGTTTTCGGTTGTCGCCCTTGCCGGCCTGGCGGTTATCTCCGTCGGCAATGCCACAGTCCGCTCAGGCAAGACTTTCTCGCGCGCCTGCCTGGATCTGGCCGCGCTGAGCGGCCTGACTGTTTTTTGGTTTGCGCTCTTTCACGTGCTCAATTCGTAGGCGTCACACTTCGAAGTTGACGATCCGCGCGAAGCTCTTCGCTTCGAGGCTGGCGCCGCCCACCAGCACGCCGTCGATGTCGCTCTGGGCCATCAACTCGTCGATATTTTCGGGTTTGACCGAGCCGCCGTAGAGGATGGGCACCCCTTCGAAGTTGACGTGTTTGCGGATCATGGCGCACACCCGGTTCGCTTCGTTCGCCTCGCAGGTTTTGCCGGTGCCGATGGCCCAGATGGGTTCGTAGGCAATGATCAGGCGGCGCATGTCCACCAGTTCGAGGTCGCGATCGAGCTGGGAGCGGATGTGGGCTTCGGTGATGCCGTCCTTGCGCACGCTCTCGGTCTCACCCACGCAGAGAATCGGGACGAGGTCGTGATCCTGGGCGTTGTTGAGGCGTCGGTTGACGGTGCTGTCGGTCTCGTTGAAGTATTCGCGCCGCTCAGAATGGCCGACAATCACGTAGTGCACACCCAGTTCGACGAGCATCTGGGGAGCGATTTCGCCGGTGTAGGCGCCGTGATCGGCCCAGTGCACGTTCTGTGCGCCGACGGCATAGGGTCCGGCCTGGGCGCTCAATAGGTCGAGGCAGGTAAACGGCCCGCAGAGAATGACCTCCCGGTTCTCGGCGCCCGGGGAGATGAGCGGTACAAAAGCCTCCAGGAAGGCGCGCGCTTCGCCGCGGGTCTTATACATTTTCCAGTTGCC harbors:
- the tpiA gene encoding triose-phosphate isomerase, whose translation is MRRKVLAGNWKMYKTRGEARAFLEAFVPLISPGAENREVILCGPFTCLDLLSAQAGPYAVGAQNVHWADHGAYTGEIAPQMLVELGVHYVIVGHSERREYFNETDSTVNRRLNNAQDHDLVPILCVGETESVRKDGITEAHIRSQLDRDLELVDMRRLIIAYEPIWAIGTGKTCEANEANRVCAMIRKHVNFEGVPILYGGSVKPENIDELMAQSDIDGVLVGGASLEAKSFARIVNFEV